The following are encoded in a window of Candidatus Neomarinimicrobiota bacterium genomic DNA:
- a CDS encoding PQQ-binding-like beta-propeller repeat protein, whose translation MLLLIRSLLSIILTATVVWSQTTDSTTISFAWLTDTHVGASTGYDDLHSVTRDISQDGSISFAIVSGDVSEMDVGQNLMLAKSLLDSMNIPYLIIPGNHDTKWSSSGGERFEQIWGADRFNKEIGEFRFIGIHQGPMLRMGDGYIDPADITWVDSILQALPDPRQKIFIVQHYPLDPSVDNWYAFMDVIVPYNIQAVLHGHGHGNRVTSFEGIPGIMSRSTLRRKQDSSGYTLVRLQDNQADFYEKSLATDSLELWHSLPLGNHDYRDSLRLPLPDYSHNETSGVTLAWQTSVGSLITSNPTLHDNTVFVSTMSGAVIALDISNGQPTWNWQGQGAIHSTPAIRGDRLIVGSVDSTITCLSGSDGKLKWQIKTTGSVLGSPLIHKNRVYIGSGDGVFRCLNLRNGKVKWAYPEIGGYIETRPIMAEDKIMFGAWDGSFYALHAKRGELLWKWSDGRSGLLYSPAACWPVSAHGKVFVVAPDRAMTAIDNANGETVWRKTGHKVREMIGISEDGETIFARTMQDSVFAINSASDEFELKWDRHVGFGYDFNAAAMVEQDGRLYFSTKDGWVYCLDSSTGELLWHYRVSDGLVNAVEPVNGNAVLTTAADGKVSLLSF comes from the coding sequence GATATGATGACTTGCATAGTGTTACCAGGGATATCAGCCAGGACGGGTCGATCTCATTTGCCATAGTTTCGGGTGATGTCTCTGAAATGGATGTGGGTCAAAACCTCATGCTGGCCAAATCCTTGTTGGACAGCATGAATATCCCCTACTTGATCATTCCCGGCAACCACGACACAAAATGGTCCTCATCTGGAGGCGAACGTTTTGAACAGATCTGGGGAGCTGACCGTTTCAACAAGGAGATTGGCGAATTTCGATTTATTGGTATCCATCAAGGACCCATGTTACGGATGGGCGATGGCTATATCGATCCGGCAGATATCACGTGGGTCGATTCAATTCTCCAGGCTCTCCCCGACCCCAGGCAGAAAATCTTTATTGTGCAACACTACCCCCTTGATCCTTCAGTAGACAACTGGTATGCCTTTATGGATGTTATCGTGCCCTACAACATTCAAGCAGTGCTTCATGGGCATGGTCACGGTAACAGAGTGACTTCTTTTGAAGGAATACCTGGCATCATGAGTCGTTCAACTCTCCGCAGAAAGCAGGACTCCAGTGGCTACACCTTGGTTCGTCTCCAGGATAACCAGGCTGATTTTTATGAGAAGTCTCTGGCAACTGATAGTCTGGAACTATGGCATTCGCTACCTCTGGGGAATCATGATTATCGTGATTCACTGCGTTTACCGCTCCCTGATTATTCTCATAACGAAACATCCGGTGTTACGCTAGCCTGGCAAACTTCAGTTGGCTCACTAATCACTTCAAATCCAACTCTGCACGACAATACTGTCTTTGTCAGCACGATGTCAGGTGCCGTGATTGCTCTGGATATAAGCAACGGTCAACCCACCTGGAACTGGCAGGGTCAGGGAGCCATTCACTCCACACCGGCAATTAGAGGGGATCGATTAATTGTAGGATCGGTTGATTCGACTATCACTTGTTTGTCAGGGAGTGATGGTAAATTGAAGTGGCAAATTAAAACCACTGGATCAGTTCTGGGGTCGCCTCTCATCCATAAGAACCGGGTTTATATCGGTAGTGGTGATGGGGTTTTCCGATGTCTGAACCTGCGTAACGGTAAGGTCAAATGGGCTTATCCTGAAATTGGTGGATATATCGAAACTCGTCCGATCATGGCTGAGGATAAGATCATGTTTGGCGCCTGGGATGGCAGCTTCTATGCGCTTCATGCCAAGCGCGGTGAATTGCTCTGGAAGTGGTCTGATGGCAGATCTGGTCTCCTGTATTCACCAGCTGCTTGTTGGCCGGTTTCAGCTCATGGAAAGGTCTTTGTTGTGGCACCTGATCGAGCTATGACTGCCATCGATAATGCTAACGGTGAAACGGTTTGGCGCAAAACAGGTCACAAGGTCCGGGAAATGATCGGTATCTCTGAAGATGGTGAAACCATTTTCGCCCGCACTATGCAGGACAGCGTATTTGCCATTAACAGTGCGTCTGATGAATTTGAGCTAAAGTGGGACAGGCATGTTGGCTTCGGCTATGATTTCAATGCGGCGGCTATGGTTGAGCAGGATGGACGTTTGTATTTCAGCACCAAAGATGGTTGGGTGTATTGTCTGGATAGTTCTACTGGAGAGTTGCTCTGGCACTACCGGGTCAGTGACGGTCTGGTTAATGCGGTCGAACCAGTAAACGGAAATGCAGTTTTGACAACTGCTGCTGATGGTAAGGTGAGTTTGTTGAGTTTTTGA
- the lhgO gene encoding L-2-hydroxyglutarate oxidase, with translation MVYDKLILGGGLVGLATALAIKEQDPDCHLAVLEKEGDWAQHQSGRNSGVIHAGVYYKPGSKKAQFALAGNASLIAFCQQHDIPHDRCGKLIVATANDQLSGLHILHERAMANGLDISLLDTDEAHEIEPHVNCVAALKVPSTGIVDFKVVAGKYIELLQDQGVDLILNCQVEGLKELNRGYAITTDQGSFQTKYLIASAGLFSDRIAKKAGVNPQMKIVPFRGEYWHVKAEKRHLVRNLIYPVPNPKFPFLGVHMTRLIDGSVHAGPNAVLAFSREGYTWGAINGRDLFETLTFPGFWKLAGNYLGEGTREMVRSVFKAAFLKSVQKLIPEIQSDDLIRGEAGVRAQALRSDGSLLDDFHLVEAKNAIFVLNAPSPAATASLEIGKYIAGKVFGDKRPVMSDR, from the coding sequence ATGGTATATGATAAACTGATACTTGGTGGGGGATTGGTGGGACTGGCCACGGCTTTGGCGATCAAGGAACAGGATCCGGATTGTCATCTGGCTGTTCTGGAAAAAGAAGGGGATTGGGCTCAGCATCAATCCGGTCGCAACAGTGGCGTGATCCATGCCGGTGTTTATTACAAACCTGGTAGTAAAAAGGCTCAATTTGCCTTGGCCGGAAATGCTTCGCTGATCGCCTTTTGTCAGCAACATGACATTCCCCACGATCGATGCGGCAAATTGATCGTAGCAACTGCCAATGACCAGCTATCTGGGTTGCATATATTACATGAAAGAGCGATGGCTAATGGACTGGATATCAGCCTGTTAGATACTGATGAAGCCCATGAGATCGAACCTCATGTCAATTGTGTGGCTGCCCTGAAAGTCCCTTCAACCGGTATCGTCGATTTCAAGGTTGTAGCTGGAAAATACATCGAATTATTGCAAGATCAGGGTGTTGATCTCATCCTGAATTGTCAAGTTGAGGGACTAAAGGAACTGAACCGGGGATACGCAATAACCACCGATCAAGGTAGCTTTCAAACAAAATACTTGATTGCTTCTGCAGGGCTTTTTTCAGACCGCATTGCAAAAAAAGCTGGTGTGAATCCGCAGATGAAGATCGTGCCTTTCCGGGGTGAGTACTGGCACGTGAAGGCAGAGAAGCGTCACTTGGTCAGGAATCTGATCTACCCAGTACCCAACCCAAAATTTCCCTTTCTGGGTGTCCACATGACCCGTCTGATTGATGGTAGTGTCCATGCGGGACCCAACGCAGTACTGGCCTTCAGCCGCGAGGGCTATACCTGGGGTGCCATTAATGGGCGTGATTTGTTCGAAACCTTGACCTTCCCTGGTTTCTGGAAATTAGCAGGCAATTATCTGGGTGAAGGCACCAGAGAAATGGTTAGATCAGTTTTCAAAGCAGCCTTTCTGAAAAGTGTTCAGAAATTAATCCCTGAGATTCAGTCAGATGACCTGATCAGGGGTGAAGCTGGAGTTAGAGCCCAGGCCTTGCGTTCAGACGGCAGTCTTCTCGATGATTTTCATCTGGTGGAAGCTAAAAATGCCATCTTTGTATTGAATGCACCCTCACCAGCAGCCACAGCCAGTTTGGAAATTGGGAAATATATTGCTGGAAAAGTGTTTGGTGACAAGCGACCAGTGATGAGTGACAGGTGA